The Candidatus Angelobacter sp. genome includes a region encoding these proteins:
- the acpS gene encoding holo-ACP synthase encodes MILGLGIDIIEVSRIRASHEKFGDRFLTRILRPAEIAYSLSHRNPAPFLAARFAAKEAISKAFGTGIGAQLGWQDIEVGRKESGEPFVILHDGGQALFERRHGARFHLSLSHTQNYATAVAILEGEAAA; translated from the coding sequence ATGATTTTGGGCCTCGGCATTGACATCATCGAAGTCTCCCGCATCCGCGCTTCGCACGAAAAATTCGGCGACCGGTTCTTGACCCGAATCCTTCGCCCTGCCGAAATTGCCTACTCGCTTTCTCATCGCAACCCGGCACCGTTTCTGGCAGCCCGATTCGCGGCGAAGGAGGCGATCTCCAAAGCGTTCGGCACCGGCATCGGCGCTCAATTAGGATGGCAGGACATTGAAGTGGGCCGCAAGGAAAGTGGCGAGCCGTTCGTGATCCTGCACGACGGCGGGCAGGCTCTTTTCGAGCGGCGCCACGGCGCACGTTTCCACCTCAGCCTAAGCCATACGCAAAACTACGCCACCGCCGTGGCGATTCTCGAAGGCGAAGCCGCGGCTTGA